One Thamnophis elegans isolate rThaEle1 chromosome 2, rThaEle1.pri, whole genome shotgun sequence genomic window, cagagaGAACTTCATTGTTTTCCACATCAACAGCAGTGAGAATGGCCAGATTAAGTGTTTTAATGAAAGACAAGAATACATCCAGTTTTGTTTCTAGTTGGAAATCGCTTCTGGACTTTGTTCTCGAGATAGAAAAACATGATACCTTCACTTTGGATTTTGTGGTTTAGAAAAAGTTGTTATATAAACTTATTAAGTTTGCAAAAGGCAAAGGTTAAGGctgtaatattatttttattcattttttttaaagaattcacatTATTCCTTGGgaggtgattaaaaaaaagaactggcATTGCTTTCCTAGCCAAGAAGGGAAGATGATCTCCCACCCCACGTGTATCTTTTCAGCTAAGAAGGTACCAAgtgcttcccttttccttccaccTTCCAAAGACCCTCTCTGAGTCATAAAGGACGTGGTTGATTTTAAGATTAcggttttcttttttctgaattttcaCTTTGGAGGCAATGTAAATAAAGAACAATGGAAATGTGATGGGACTTGAGATGCTGAATTACTTTCTCCTTCCTTGAGCCAACAAGCTGCTGAAGTTGCACAAAGCTTTTACGAAACCGCTGAAAACAGGCTGCAAATGCATCTGTGACTTTGTGACACTCCTGGAGACCTTGAGGGACTGGCACTCTGTCAACTCCAAGTGGGGGGCCAAGATCTTAAAAGGGCATCtggaagaagagattgggctgccatttgtcagaaatgatgtagaccagtgatggctaacctttttcccattgtgGGCCAAAAGTGGGGGAGCGCAGGAGAGGGTCATGCGTGGgcatgtccacacccataattcaatgggCACGACcctctgcatgcatgcatgggtgaCCACCACCACTCCGCATACATGTGCACGGGACCCCGCCatccccccctgcttttggcccGCGATGGACCCGttcttcgccctccccaggctccagaggctttctaggatcctggggagggcgaaaatggcctttcTTCCCCCAGAGGCCCTGcaggggcttcaggaggcttccctggagcctctggagggcaaaaaacggcccaagtAACCCGGAAGTGACAACACACGGAAGCAAATCTGGAATAACAGGAGAGTTTCTGAGTGGGGGAAGGTGAGCACAATTTCCCAAGCGACACAAAACTGAACAAAAATTCTGGGCAgcttagaatacaggtagtcctcgacttacaaccacaattgagccccatatttctgttcctaagtgtcctcatttgttaagtgagttttgccccattttacgacccctCTTGCcccagtcgttaagcgaatcactgcagttgataagccaGTAACTTGGTTGTTGGGTGAATCCggtttccccactgattttgctagtcagaaggtcacaaaaggggatcaggtgagTTTGGGACACAGCGATGGTCATAAATATGGACCACTTGCCATGAGTCTGAACTTTGATCAAGTGATCCCGGGGATGATCTACAAAGGCcgtcttgttccatctttgagtcctttgggagaagggcggcatatgaatccaataaacaaacaaacaaacctgtgaaaagcggtcataaaccacttttttcagtcccgttgaaactttgaatggtcactaaatgaaccatttgtaagtcgaggactacctgtaattaaaagCCAAGTGAAAAGGAACAAAACTGCTGAGGCAAAAGGAAATCGACTAACAttcggtggggggaggggggaatccacgGGGGCTCCAAAGACGCCCCAATCCTACTCTGGGGAAGACTGGGAGGTCTGAAAAGGGCATTTGGAGGGTGGGTCCCACAAGGGTCTCCCCTGGGCAGGTGATGTTCCAGagcaggggtctctaaccttggccactttaggcctggaggacttcaactcccagaattccccagccagctttgctgctatgggggctcctgcttgagcagagggttggactgtgAGGTCTTTGGATGGTGGGTCCCACAAATGCCATcccaaattgcattaacagagggatacaatcaagatgaaGTGAGCTGCTAATAcccctctataaagccctagtaagaccacacctagaatatggCAACCAGTTTccctcaccacactataaaaaaaaaagttgagactctagaaagagttcagagaagagcaaccaggatggttaggggactggagactaaaacatacgatgaacgatGAATGGTTAagagaactgggcatggctggtctagtgaagagaaggaccaggggagacatgatagcagagttacaatatttgaggggctgccacagagaggagggagtcaagctattttccaaagcacctgaaggctggacaaggaaaaacggatggaaactcatcaaggagagattcaacctagaaatcagaaggaactttctgacagtgagaacaatcaacccatggaacagaagttgcctttggaagttatgggagcttcatcccttgagactttcaagaagagactggactgccattggtcagaaatagtgtagggtctcctgcttgagggggggttggactagatgacctataagatcccttccatctgttaatctgttaaaatgtcTCCCAGCAGGTGATGTTACTGGGGTCTCCAATTTTGGTCACttgaagcctggaggacttcaactcccagaatcccccagccagctttgcttcaaTTCCCAGctttgctgcctggggaattctgggagttgaagtcctccaggcttcaaggggccaaggttgcagacccctgttcCAGAGGACACAACTGAGAGGGCAGGAGGCTGGGGTGGCTCCAGGAGATCTAGGGTGCATTTGCTCTTCCCGATGAGAGAGACGACGGGAGATGGGGTCCTTCGAGGATCCAGGCCTTCCACCACGAAAGGCCTGATGGGTGATGAGCAGCGCTTTGAATTGGCCCAGGAGCAACCAAGGCAACACAGAGAAAAAAGCCGACGGCACCGGGACTTTCACCAGGAGGCGCAAACCGAAAGCAAAAGAGCCACATTGGGGGATTTTCCGctctgcagaggaggaggaggaggcggcggtggGTGCGGGGAGCTTTGGGGTCAGAGGGAAGCCTGGCCCGGCTCTAAAACGAGCCTTCAGATCAAGAAGGACCAAAGGGCGGCCATGGAAGGACTTTCCCGGCCGCGGCCGAAAGGTGAGAGGCTGGAAAAAGGGCGGAGGGTTGCATTCATCGGGGCAATCGAGCGGTTCCGGGTGTGCGGGGGACTCCACTCCCCATCACTCCCATCCAGCAGGGCTGCTCCTGTTGGGCGCGGATTAGGGGGAGCGCAGTCCACCTCCTCCTTTAAGCAGCTGAGCAGCGATCCCCGATTTCCTGCCCTGCCAAGAACTAACCCGGAGGCGTTTCGTCCTGCTTTGCGCGGGATCGAAGCTTTGGGGATCCTTTTTAGGAGGATGGGAGCGGGATTGAAATCCTTTACTAGCCCAAAGGAGCCATCTGGAGATTCCGAGGCTTCTGCCGGAGCTCTGGGGCTTCTTCGCAAGGAAgttgaaaagagagagaagcaacctagagctaaggaggaatttcctgacagtctcCCAACCATTAACCggcggaacgacttgcctccagaagtggtgggtgctccgtCCCTGGAGGTTTGTAAGGAAGGACTAGACGGCCATTGGTCTAGAATGGTAgaggggctcctgcttgagcaggggggtggactagatgacctccaaggtcccttcccactccgtTCTTCTGATTTCAGCCTTCACCAGCAGTGCCGGGCTGCTCCTGGGACGGCAGAAGGCATCTCAAATTAAAATAACCAGAAAGCGGCCCTGTAACCCAAGAAGCCAAAATTAGTGTCAATGTGACCTTTTCCGAAATTGTCCCGAGAATTCCTGCACTCAGAATATGGATAGTTCGGCTGCAGCCATGGAATCCTTTGCTGGGAAGTCAGCTGATTAGATGCCGGATCTTGGGTGGTAAAACATTGGGAGGAAGTCGTCgtggtcttcttcttcttcttcttcttcttcttcttcttcttcttcttcttcttcttcttcttcttcttcttcttcttcttcttcttcttcttcttctcctcctcctcctcctcctcctcctcctcctcctcctcctcctcctcctcctcctctccccccctcctcctcctcttaaatCCACAATCCTCCGATTCAGATAACCAGtaatctttccctctctccccagagCCCGTCAGCAAGATGCTGGTCCCTGTCATGTTTCAGGCCGTTCCCCTGCTTCTCTGCGACCGAATCCTGCTCTCCCTGCTGGCTGGATGGGGCCCCTCCATGGTCCCCCTGGGGGTCCCAGCGGCTTGGCTGGAGGCCGCTCTGCGCCTGCTGGTTCTCTGGGGGGTCAGGGCCCTGCTCTCCGTGGGTGGGGCCTCCCCGATGTCCTCTTCCACGGTGGCTGCTGTCAGCATCCTGCCCCCTTTGTACCTGTTGGTGGGACACTGGCTTGGGGACCCTCCCCTCCTGGTCTCTTCGGCCGCTTGGTCCTGGTGGCTGGCAATCTATGGGGCGGTGGGCTTCTCCCAGCTCCTCTGGGGGATCCTGGCAGGAGGGCGAAGCACAGAGGAGTCCCGGAAAGAAGACAAGGCCACTTTTTGGAAGATGCTCAGACTTTTCGGTCCAGACAAGCTGTATCTCACTGGCGCTTTTTTCTTCCTCATCCTGGCGGTGATTGGTGAGTTGGTGCTGAGTTCAATCCTTCTCTGTGCTGCAGGATAAATGAAGCCCGAATGAGAGCTTTCTTAGCAGCCTGTTGTGCCCTTCCCCATGGGCCCCACGAGCACAAGGGCTCCATATGAATCTGTTTATGTTAACCCTTCgatgcaccttgtatcatataaatgcAGCAACATATTAcatttaatgcattttttaaaattaattctagCATGAAAACCTGCTGCTTGGTTTCAGCCAGGGTTTGTCCTATGTGCCAGGATgaaaagagatacagagaggCCCTGGATCTTCCAAACTCCCCATTCAACCCTTTCAGTGTCCAATTCCAGCAGCTTTCCTCCCATcctgaggggctgccccattCTTTCTATAGTCAGGGCAGGAGTTCAAGGTTCCCTTGCATTTCACAAAACAGAGGTACAActtgaagtaccgtattttttggagtataagacgcaccaagattttgaagaggcaaattttaaaaataagtttttgcactctgcagacctcccaaaaaggcctgattttcacgaaaacaggctcgtttccccccccccccaaaagggcatccatagcctttaggaggcttatagagtgtgcctggggctggggggggggaaacaagcaaaaaacagcacatttttgctcatttttgccctccctagcccctaggagcactctggaagcctcctaaaggctatgcatggacatttttgcaaaggaggtggggtttcggtaggccaaaaatgctgtattcaatgtataagaccctctttttggagggaaaatgtgatgtgtctgtgtatgtgtgtgtttttatgtGTGTGTAAGTTGCCTTTCCTGATTGAGGTCCTACATCACCTCCTCTCTCCTGCAGGAGAAACATTCCTACCCTATTACACCGGGCATTTGATTGACATCCTGGGCACCAAATATGATGCAGAAGCCTTTTCCACggccatctttcttctctgccTGGTCTCATTTGGAAGGTGAGCTTATTCCAGGCCCCATCAACATCTTtgctgcaggggtgaaattcagcaggttctggagaactgtttgcggacattttgaatagtttgtaGAACCGATAATACTACctctgcccccatttattctctgtgtcccaagtcccagctgatcgggaggaaatggggattttgcagtatcctttccctgccactcccaccaatccacgctcacagaaccagtaataaaaaaaatgtgaatcccactaTACTGACTTAATCCCAGGGGAGTTGCCTTTTCCCTTCCGGCTTGCCAGTAAAAGCCAGGAGAAGCCTAAAAAAAAAGCTGCACCCGCCCAATGTTAGGATTTCAAGAAAAGTCTGAACAATCAGGGTATCCTCTAGAGTCCTCCTGAAGGAAACAGGAGCCCTTGGTTTCTCCTTAGCTGCTTGTTTCGCAATCTGGCAGAAGCCTATAACCAGTTACAACTTGTGCTCTGTCCCTGCCTTTCGCTTGAAGACGAATCtccaaaaagaggggaaaaagttTTCTAAGGGAAGGTCTGTTCTTGGCTTCTGTCAGGGATCTTGTTGCTGATTTAAACTCAAAAGGAAAAGAGTTTTGAAATGGGGGAAGAGCATCCGTCagaagtagaggtagtcctcgacttacgactaccaCTGAGCCGAAAATTTATggggctaagcgagacagttgttaaagtgaTGTTTGCATCATTTTAACGTCCTTTCTTgccgctgttgttaagtgaatcactgcagttgttaaattagtaacacagatgttaagggaatctggtttccccataaactttgctggtcagaaggtcgcaaaaggggatcccatgaccccgggacacagcaaccgtcataaataggagtcagttgccaagcatctgaattttgatcacgtgtcccaatatttctgttgggtATCATACCCAAaaaatataccgtgtttccctgaaaataagacagggtcttatttacttttgacccccaaaataaacgcCTGGCCTTATTTCCAAGGAGGTCTtcttgtttttgaggtgcaggaggaggtgagcatggtcacctcatggccgctgctgtgttgcacgtcgctgggcctgccgctcttATTGCAGCGGCCATTAGCATGAGAGAAGGAGCACGGTGGCTGGGGTTCCAGGAGCGGCCGTTAGGTAAGGGCGTGTGGGGTGCATGGGACATATTTCcgtcctcctttccccccctccagcctCGCCTCACCTCCTGTTGTTTGTGGGGCaaccaaccagaggaaatggcgggaACCGGCTgcacatgcgtttaaatattttggggagggcgtCTTTTCAGGGGAGGGTGCAGCTTTTTCATGCTTCTGATGGGCCACTGATGTttgtagccgaatgagaagaaagacaccgGACAAATCCTTCTTGAGATGAAGCTTGGCCCCGAGCGATGCCCGGGGGGCTTCTTTTATTAGTTCCAAACAAAGAGAAGGTGTATACAAATTACATCAAAAGGCACATAATTAAGTAAGTCCAATAATAACATTGTAGCATGGCAAAAGGCTTCGTCTCTGGGCAGAAAAGGAGGGATAAATAAAAGATGGAGGGAAGTGAAGGAAGAggtggggggagtgggggaagaCGCGAGCATCTCGCATTCCTGCATCCCTTTGAAGTGCTGGCTAACTGCTACATGCCAGAGGCTGGTACAGCTGTGCACGTTAATTAATAGGAAAGCTTTTACATATTGCTAATAAGAATGTTTTTGTTCATCTCATGGtagcatccatctctgggcctgtgttttcAGGCAGCCATAACTGCCCTATACACGGATCCCAacaggagggtttattttagcgcatgcgctcaaaagcccgattgggtttattatctggggaagtcttattttcagggaaactacATGCGTTAATGATGCTTACAATTATATTTGCGCAACATTGGAAGGGTGTGGAGATCCCTacagaagagaataaaatactagaatgtgcagaaacgGATAAACTAACGcttgaaatgaaagagaaagaaaacactaaagattttgaaatatgggatttgttttatctatGGTTAAATAACAGAAATTGTTGCTCTTACTACTTATagcaaaaagaaatcaaaataaataggAGTCACTTCCGAAGCTTCTGCAACAGTTGTAACCGTGAAAAACGGTCAAGTCCTTTTTTTCAGgggtttgtaactttgaacagtcactcagtGAACTGTTGTagctcgaggactgcctgtaatttaaCCTCAAACATTGGGATAGATCTGTCCGTGGGAAAATGTCTTTCCTTTTGCACCCGGGTCAAATCCAGTAGGGGTTCATGCATGGAGCTGTGACTCAGTTTCCATTGGTGGAGCAGGAACCAATCCCCACTGCTGTTTCCCTTCTAGCTCCGCCTTTGCCAGCTGCCGTGGGGGGCTCTTCACGTTCATCATCTCCCGGATGGTCATCCGGACTCGCAActtactcttctcttctctggtGCGGCAAGACCTGGCATTCTTCCAGGAGGTGAAAACAGGTGAGGTCCTAAACAGGAAgctgccatggtggcacagtggttagagtgcagtactgcaggctacttctactgaggTAGCATGTGTGCTagacattcccgactctagggagtggtgctcatctccctttcaaagtcgaagagccagcactgtcgaaagacgtctccatggtcatgtggctggaatgactaaatgcagggggtgcacagaacgctgttcccttcccatcaaaggtggttcctatttttctacttgcatttttttacatgcttttgaactgctaggttgacagaagctgggacaggtaatgggagctcactccgttacgcggcactagggattcgaaccaccgaactgccgacctttctgatcgacatgctcagcgtcttagcaactGAGAAAAGAGCATACTCTTTGCTGTCATTGGATACCGTGTCAAGGACTTGGCCCTCTCCTTCCTGGGGGGACTTTCTCCAGAATCGCCCTTCCTGTGTGTGGCATTTGTTGAACAATGTCTCTTTGTCCATAGGGGTGCTGGCCTTCCGCCTTTCCAAAGACACAACTATGATGAGCTGCTCGGTGCCGCTCAGCACCAACGTCTTCCTGCGCACCCTGATCAAGGCCGTTGGGCTCTACGTATTCATGATCGGCCTGTCCTGGCGCCTGACGCTGCTGATGCTGATCGAGACCCCACTCATGATGGCCGTCCAGAAGGTCTATGATGTCCGTCGTCAGGTAGGGATCATGGAGGCAGAGGGTGGCCTAGAGGGAATGGCGGACACTTCCGGGTTTCTGCGGCCAATTGCAGGCGGGGAAGGAGCCCCAACTTGGGTGAGGGAGGGAATGGGCCAGttcagagaaaggagaaagaagccagaggacagaagaaaaaagagacttTAAGGGAGCTGAGTAGCACCAGAAGACGGTGGCATCTCCAGAGGGCCAGAAAAGGCAAGATGGTGGCCATGTGATCCAACCCCACTCCTTTGTCTGTGTGGCTTGCACAAAAGGAGTCGTTGGTTGTGTAGCCTGGTTTCCCCTTTTCCTGGGCTGAAAGGAAAGGGATTGTGCGTGTGCACCCCTATCCCTGTCCTCAAGGGAAGACAGGAAAAGGAGGATGAGATTACTTCATGCCAGTAGCTacaaggagagacagagaagtaGCTGAAAAAGAGGATGAGGAAGCCAATTTAAAGGAAAATAGAACAgtcgtgggtttcaaaatttttactaccagttctgtgggcgtggctagtaggtgtggcatggtttggtgagtgtgacttggtgggagtggcaaggaaaggatactgcaaaatccccatttcccccgATCTGCTGaaactccggaggcagagaatagatgggggtggggccagtcagaggtggtatttaccagttctccgaactactcaacatttccactactggttctccagaactgatcagaacctcctgaataccacctgtgaaaTAGAAATATAGGGAAAAAGCAAATGGGTGTCTAGTTATGATCCCAAATGAGACCAGAATTGGTCATTGAGCGaaacggttgttaagcaagacgcTTTCATAATTGTTTTGGCCAATGGCTGCCCTCCAGGAACTCCCAATCACCATCTCCCAGGCCATTATAGGATGGAGCAAAAGAGCTGCCTGAAGTCTGGTAGCTGAAATCCGGTGAAATCATCTTAGCAGGCACCGCTTTTGCTTTCCAATGTTCCTAGAGCCTCCTGGAGGATTTCAGCTCCCCTCTGTGCATGGAGGGGAGATTCTCCCATGGGCTGTGGGAAGGAAGCATCACAGTGGGAGAATACATCTCCCTCTTTAGCTTCTCCTCTGGCATCCAGTTGGTCACATGCGAGAAAGAAACAAAATCCAATGGGGTGGAGTGGAAGGAAGCATTTTTGGGGGCTTTCCGCTAAGAacgaggccactggactttggtTTGGGTAGGCCACCACTGGCAGGATGCCTGGTCCAAGGCGGCTTTCAGGAGGCTGACTTTGCCGCTTCCTTCATGGTCCATCAAGGCTTTGCTGAAGGCCATCCAGGACTCCGTGGCCTGTTCAGAGGAGGTGGTGCGTGAGGTCATCTCGTCCATGGAGACCGTGCGCAGCTTTGCCACCGAGGAGGAGGAGTCGCAGCGTTACGAGGCATCCTTGGGGGACACTTGCCGGCTGAAGAACCAAAGGGACTTGGATAGGATCGTTTACCTATTTGTTGTACGGGTAAGTTCTTGGGGACTCAGGGCTctacaaccttggcaacttgaagacttgaagactgcatggctggctgaagaattctgggagttgcagcccacacgtcttaaaattgccaaggttggagacccctgacctagatCCTCTAATGACTgattccaggggtgggcttcaaaaattttagcaaggggttctctgcccagttgctgcgtggcgtggccatggtgggagtggcctaGTCACCCTTCTGCATCACAGTAGggtgggggcgtttttgccctctctgggctctggaggcttttttcgagcctccaggaggtgaCAACggcctcctcaggctccggaggccttcccgaacttccattAGGCCCGTTTTCCACCCTTCTCAAGCCTCCGTGTGTGTCTTGTACTTCCTCCAAAACGGgtcgcatggggactcct contains:
- the LOC116503447 gene encoding antigen peptide transporter 2-like, with translation MEGLSRPRPKEPVSKMLVPVMFQAVPLLLCDRILLSLLAGWGPSMVPLGVPAAWLEAALRLLVLWGVRALLSVGGASPMSSSTVAAVSILPPLYLLVGHWLGDPPLLVSSAAWSWWLAIYGAVGFSQLLWGILAGGRSTEESRKEDKATFWKMLRLFGPDKLYLTGAFFFLILAVIGETFLPYYTGHLIDILGTKYDAEAFSTAIFLLCLVSFGSSAFASCRGGLFTFIISRMVIRTRNLLFSSLVRQDLAFFQEVKTGVLAFRLSKDTTMMSCSVPLSTNVFLRTLIKAVGLYVFMIGLSWRLTLLMLIETPLMMAVQKVYDVRRQALLKAIQDSVACSEEVVREVISSMETVRSFATEEEESQRYEASLGDTCRLKNQRDLDRIVYLFVVRVLQLSMKLILLFCGYQQIHTGLMTGGNLVSFILYQTNVGWCVQALIYTYGDALSNVGAAEKVFEYLDREPSVRTEGTLSPETLEGRVSFQNVSFCYPSRPEIQVLKNVSFELRPGEVTALVGPNGSGKSSCVALLEHFYEPQSGEVLLDRVSVGKYEHKYLHRQVALVGQEPLLFSGSIRENITYGLQGCSQEDVIRAAKEADALGFIRELEGGFDAEVGEKGDQLSIGQKQRLAIARALMRHPKVLVLDEATSALDFKSDDAIQQSVKSGGRTVLVIAHRMQTVENADKVVVLEGGEVVEKGTHTELMGRRGPYYRLVERTQAEGLLELQGGGQP